One Anopheles marshallii chromosome 3, idAnoMarsDA_429_01, whole genome shotgun sequence genomic region harbors:
- the LOC128714135 gene encoding RNA-binding protein 45: protein MAERRSGGSSRNNFTEEKSSADTPPMSRLFIICSKSVTEENLREHFDKFGDIEEIWIVKDRSTGEGKGVAYIKYAKTSDAARALEEMNGKCVGDNTRPIKVLVAANRQQGSRKQTENEEEKYLRLFVIIPKDMTEDALREEFGKYGTVDLVTIIRDKVTKEGKGFAYVKFGRFLHAAQAFEGCDPKYKAVFAEPKPPRNASVSSNENFGGFVGGGGGGGGGGGGGGGGGVGGGGGGAGAGVFGGGAGNSANGFSDDRRVGPGGVGGGGGGGAGAMMGFAAMGGNDRRSGAGGAVDRCGVGNDFGAFSGYGAGANSAMVPNGNETKLTVLCSPVLNQDQLWRLFDIIPGLDYCQINNDFNNRNVTATVVYNNSQSAMYARDKIHGLEYPPGERLIIRLGHESVGTMGGGGGGGGVSGAVEPFNGSGMGGGNRGGGMPVDPALIGRAGPPLTTPVSSCSLAVDREAAFCSVPLPPPQPMASANAEVAQRCFIVCIPKALPTSVLKQTFCRFGDLIDVYLLPNKNCGYAKYASEESAKKAIKLLHGVDILNVRLKVLEAEEPSNDRRKRMRHDERMENE, encoded by the exons ATGGCAGAACGGCGATCGGGCGGATCGAGCCGCAACAATTTCACCGAGGAGAAAAGCTCCGCCGACACGCCGCCGATGTCACGGTTGTTTATCATCTGCAGCAAGAGCGTAACCGAGGAAAATCTGCGCGAACATTTCGACAAGTTTGGTGACATCGAGGAAATATGGATCGTCAAGGATCGGTCGACGGGCGAAGGAAAAG GTGTAGCCTACATAAAGTATGCAAAAACGTCCGACGCGGCCCGTGCGCTCGAGGAGATGAACGGGAAATGCGTCGGGGACAATACGCGCCCGATCAAGGTGCTTGTTGCCGCGAACCGGCAGCAAGGTTCGCGCAAGCAGACAGAGAACGAGGAGGAAAAATATCTGCGGCTGTTCGTCATCATACCGAAGGACATGACGGAGGATGCGCTCCGGGAGGAGTTCGGGAAGTACGGTACGGTCGATCTGGTCACCATCATCCGGGACAAGGTGACGAAGGAGGGCAAGGGGTTCGCGTACGTCAAGTTCGGGCGGTTCCTGCACGCGGCCCAGGCGTTCGAGGGATGCGATCCCAAGTATAAGGCGGTGTTTGCCGAACCGAAGCCACCGCGCAATGCGTCCGTCTCGTCGAACGAGAACTTTGGCGGTTTCgttggcggtggcggtggaggtggtggtggcggcggcggtggtggtggaggtggagttggcggtggcggcggtggtgcGGGGGCCGGTGTGTTCGGGGGTGGTGCCGGTAACAGCGCGAACGGATTTTCCGACGACCGTCGGGTCGGGCCCGGCGGTgttggaggtggtggtggcggtggggCCGGTGCCATGATGGGCTTTGCCGCGATGGGTGGAAACGATCGACGGTCGGGGGCGGGCGGTGCCGTGGACCGGTGTGGCGTTGGCAACGATTTCGGCGCGTTCAGCGGATATGGTGCCGGGGCGAACAGTGCGATGGTCCCGAACGGCAACGAAACGAAGCTGACCGTACTGTGCAGTCCCGTGCTGAATCAGGACCAGCTGTGGCGCCTTTTCGACATCATTCCCGGGCTGGACTATTGCCAGATTAACAATGATTTCA ACAACCGCAACGTGACGGCAACGGTCGTGTACAACAACAGCCAGTCGGCCATGTACGCACGGGACAAGATACACGGGCTCGAGTATCCGCCGGGCGAGCGATTGATCATACGGCTCGGCCACGAATCGGTCGGCACGATGGGCGGCGGTGGAGGTGGCGGAGGTGTCAGCGGTGCGGTGGAACCATTCAACGGAAGTGGTATGGGTGGCGGTAACCGGGGAGGAGGAATGCCGGTCGATCCGGCACTGATAGGACGTGCCGGACCGCCGCTAACCACGCCTGTTTCTTCCTGTTCCCTCGCCGTAGATCGTGAGGCGGCGTTCTGCAGCGTGCCGTTGCCGCCACCGCAGCCGATGGCTAGCGCAAATGCCGAGGTTGCCCAGCGCTGCTTTATCGTCTGCATACCGAAGGCGCTGCCGACGAGCGTGCTGAAGCAGACGTTCTGCCGGTTTGGCGATCTGATCGATGTGTACCTGCTGCCGAACAAGAACTGCGGGTACGCCAAGTACGCGTCGGAGGAGTCGGCGAAGAAAGCGATCAAGCTGCTGCACGGTGTGGACATATTGAACGTCCGGTTGAAG GTGTTGGAAGCCGAGGAACCGAGCAATGATCGAAGGAAAAGGATGCGCCACGACGAGCGCATGGAAAACGAATAA
- the LOC128716398 gene encoding phospholipid scramblase 2, translated as MNPQQQPQAPYAPYAPQYQGYSDQSGYPQPAGGYPPAPYPPPGTQSPQPGYWGSPYPPAGQGYAQPQQMYAPNQPYGGGYQPVMIQPGMPGHPPPVMGQPVPGGWMPIPQGIPNCPPGLEYLTAIDQLLVHQKVELLEAFTGFETANKYTIKNTLGQKVYWAMEDTGCCNRMCCGAARAFDMKVLDTFQNEVLHFNRPLRCSSCWYPCCLQTMEVTAPPGNVIGYVEQDWSILTPQFSIKDQNGDTVLKISGPFCTFSICGDVEFEVLSTNGTQVGKISKQWSGLGRELFTDADHFGINFPMDLDVRVKATLLGALFLIDYMFFEKSGNKEQDRPGMF; from the exons ATGAAtccacagcagcaaccacaAGCTCCGTACGCACCGTACGCACCACAGTACCAAGGGTATTCGGATCAGTCGGGATATCCACAACCGGCAGGTGGTTATCCTCCAGCACCGTATCCTCCACCGGGGACG CAAAGTCCACAGCCGGGCTATTGG GGCTCTCCATATCCGCCGGCAGGGCAGGGATACGCACAGCCACAACAAATGTATGCACCGAATCAACCGTACGGGGGCGGTTACCAGCCCGTCATGATTCAGCCAGGCATGCCTGGCCATCCACCGCCAGTAATGGGACAACCGGTTCCAG GTGGTTGGATGCCTATTCCGCAAGGGATACCGAACTGTCCACCCGGCTTGGAATACCTTACTGCCATTGATCAGCTGCTCGTGCACCAGAAGGTGGAGTTGCTGGAGGCCTTCACCGGCTTCGAGACGGCCAACAAGTACACGATCAAGAATACGCTCGGCCAGAAAGTGTACTGGGCGATGGAGGACACGGGCTGCTGCAACCGGATGTGCTGCGGTGCTGCACGTGCCTTCGACATGAAGGTCCTTGACACGTTCCAGAACGAGGTGCTGCACTTTAATCGTCCGCTGCGTTGCAGCTCCTGTTGGTACCCGTGCTGTTTGCAGACGATGGAGGTTACCGCACCGCCCGGGAATGTGATCGGGTACGTCGAGCAGGACTGGTCGATCCTAACGCCCCAGTTCAGCATTAAGGATCAGAACGGTGATACGGTGCTAAAGATTTCCGGACCATTCTGCACATTCAGCATCTGTGGTGATGTTGAGTTTGAG gTACTTTCCACCAACGGGACACAGGTGGGCAAGATTAGCAAACAATGGTCCGGACTGGGCCGAGAATTGTTTACCGATGCAGATCATTTCGGTATTAACTTCCCTATGGATCTCGATGTTAGGGTGAAGGCAACCCTGCTGGGAgcactgtttttaatt gACTACATGTTCTTCGAAAAATCTGGCAACAAGGAACAGGATCGTCCgggaatgttttaa